The stretch of DNA AATTCAGTAGGCATAGTGCCATCAAAATTTAGTTTCATTTGATTACAGGACTTAGTATACCGGCTAGGCTCTGATCATTAAACGTGACTTTGGCCCACACTTTTTATATACTTAGTGGGCATTATGCACACTATCAGGAGGAATTGCTATGACTGACTCGGACTTACTACTTTCTGCAATCAAGTGCACCGCACTTGATTCCTTAACCCAATTAATCGCCACCTATTTAGAACAACCGGTCTTCATCATGGATGTCACCGGACACACGATCAGCACCTCTACACCGGACCTACCTGCCGTCACCCCCGACTGGTTCCGCTTAGATACGAATCGCGGGGCCTTTCAAGATGGAACCACCGAATATTTGCGGCAACCGATCAACACGTATGCTTTAAAAATTTGGTTTCTATTCGTGGCCCAGTCAAAAGGCTACCCAGTCACGGCATCACAATTAAACCTGGTCATTCAAGTCATCAATAATTTCAATGAACGCTACACGGTTAATCCCAACCAAAGTGAAATGAATAGTCTCTTTACTCAACTACTACATCAACCCACCAAAACCGACATTACAAGCTTTGGTCCACTACTCAACCAACCACTAGTGATGATCACAGCCACGCCTCTAAGCACACGACCACACCAAGATGCCTTTAAACAAGCCCTGCAAAAGCAACTAACCACTATGCCGATGACGGAAGATACTCATCAAAACTTGGTCCTAATCGTCCCCGCCACAACTGCTAAATTCGAACAAACGGCCTTAGATACGTTGGGACAACAATACCAATATTGTTTTTTCATTTCAGAACCCTACACGGACATTACGAAAAGTCGAGACTTTTTAAACATTTGTCACCAAGCGTTTAAAGCGGCCCAAAAGCTTGGTGAATTGCATCCTGTCAACTTAACTCAAGGCTACAATATTTATATTATCTTAGACCATATGACCGACACGTCCCTATTACGCCAAACAATGTGTGCTCAGTTGCTCACCTTAAAAGCTTACGATCGTGCGCACCATGCCGAATTATTTCAAACACTTTTCACTTATCTCGAAAACGATTGTCGCTTAAACACTACGGCCACCCAATTACATCTACACCGCAACAGCTTAACAAAACGGTTACAACGAATTGACGATATCATCCATATCGATTGGAGCCAACCACACAAAACATTCGGCTTGCGATTAAGTTATCGCATTTTTGACTATTTAGACCATTAGTTTGGCTGTCTAAATCCTTAACAAAAGCTCACCCAGCGTCACCCATACCTGAGGGGCGTGAACACTACAGCACACTAATAGCAGCCAAAAGACCGTCATCATTTTATTCGACCATCTAATGACAATAAAAAAGCCTAGGTTTTTGCACCCAGACTTGTTAGTTATTGAATTGATTAAACGCGGCTCATCAATTGATTACGATTTCCCAGCCACTTGGCTAAGCGATGGTAAACGAGCCAGAAGACACCCCCGACTAAGAGCCCCTTAATCAGGTTGAACGGCACAACGGCAATCAAGACGAGTGTATTCAATGACACACTAAGCTTCATTCCCATGACTTGCATATAAAATGGCAAGACAAACGTTAAGTTGGCTAACGATTCGACCACAACTAAGCCAATCGTTGCCAGTCCGATCGCTAATGGCAGTCGCCATTTTTCATTACCACGATAATAACGTAACACGATGGCAAACGCGATGATCAGCACGGCTGAACCAAGAAAACTAGCCGCCGAACCAATCAGATCTGGAATGGCAAAGCCCATCGTTGCAGAATGGAGAAATAATTTTATCAACGTGATTGCAAAAGCACCACCCATTCCGTAAAGAAATAAGCCAATCAAAATTGGAATATCCGAAAAATCAATCTTCATCCAAGCGGCAATCGGAATGATTGGAAACTCCAGTAACATGAGAATATAAGCACACGCGCCGAGCAAGGCAATGCCCACTAGTCGGCGTAACGTTGTTTGTTGCATAACGCACCCTCCTATGGGTCATCTTCAATGAACCGCTTTGTCACATCTTCACAAAAAAACGCCCGACAACAAAAGAACTGTCATCAGGGCGGGTTTATTTGCGGATTTATGCCAAATAAGCTCGATCTTCTTTATACCAGACTTTAACTGTCGACTTTGGAATTACACCAAATCACTATGCTTGCACATAGGTCGCGGGCTATAACCGCCGGTCGGGAATCACACCCTGCCCTGAAGATGAACCAAATATTTATTTTTGAACAATTATAGTTTACGCACTTTTACCAATAAATGCAAGCGTTATCGTTCACCTTTTAACTTACTAATCTCAATTGGCTTTAACTTCCGATATTCACCGGCTTGTAAACTTTGCAAATCTAAAATACCATAGCGCTCGCGCTTCAGCTTCGTTACAGGATGTCCAATGGCTGCTAACATCTTTTTGACTTGATGGTTATGACCTTCGTGGATCGTCAACTGAACCAACGCGTTTTGCTTCTTATGATCACTATCTAACAAATTAGATTTAGCCGGCGCGGTCGTCCGACCATCAATTTCAACGCCCAAACGTAATTGTTTCAAATCAGCATTAGTTGGGACGCCTTCGACTTTCGCCAAATAAGTCTTTTTGACCTCATATTTAGGATGAGTCAGTCGATTGGCTAGTGCGCCATCGTTGGTCATGATCAACAAGCCCGACGTATCGTAATCTAAACGACCCACGGGATAGATCCGTTCAGGAACTTCTTTAAAGTAATCCATGACTGTTTTTCGACCACGTTCATCGTGAACCGTAGTTACTACGCCGCGGGGTTTATAAAAGAGATAATAAACTAATTTTTCGGCTAAAATTGGTGACCCGTCAACTTCAATTTGATCGTGTCGTTCCACTTTGACGCCTAATTCTGTCACCGTCTTGCCATTAACCCTCACGTGCCCAGAAGTGATCAACACTTCTGATTTACGCCGTGACGCAACGCCGGCCTCGGCCATGACTTTTTGTAATCGTTCTGCCATTAATTTTCCTCACTATCTGGATGTTGTCCGTTGAGTTTATCTTGAAATGCTGTCAAAAAGAGATCGGTCTCTGGTGCCGGATGCTCACTATCGGTTAAGGCTTCCAAATCGATTGCTGGCAAATCATCAAGGGTCTGTAACCCAAAATAATCTAAAAATAGTTCCGTTGTGCCATAAAGGATCGGCCGGCCGGGTTCACTCAGACGACCCGTCTCGGTCACCAATTGGCGTAATACCAACTTTTGAATGGTTGAGCCGCTCTGCACGCCTCTAATCTCATCGATCTCAATACGCGTCAGTGGTTGCCGATACGCAATAATCGCTAAAACTTCCAACGAGGCTTGTGAAAGACTCGTTGACAGTGGCGCTTCAAAGTACCGTTTCAAGACTGGCGCAATGGCTGCCTTGGTCGCTAACCGATACGTGTTGGCCGTTGATAGGATCATCAAGGCACAATCTGGCTCTTCAGCGTAATGGGCTGCCAAAGTTGACAGCATCGTATTAATCGCCGGCTTGGCAAAACCAGTTGCATGCTCAATTTCAGCAACCGTTACGCCTTCATCACCGGCAACAAATAATAATCCTTCAATCTGTTCAATGTTCGTCATGCTATTCATCCTGTCGTAAATGTAAATGAATTGGGCCTAATTGGGCCGTTTGTACCAAAGTTACTTGAGCCTGCTTGGTTAATTCTAACACGGCCATAAAAGTTGTCACTAGCATATCATCACTGGCGCTTGGCGTAAATAACGTGGCAAAGTCAACCCCATCTGGTTGGGTAGTCAAACGGTCACGAACTTGCTGCATCCGAGTCTCAATCGTCACTGGATCAGCCGTCACCGTTTTAGTTAACGGCCGTGCCCGGCGACGTTTCGCCACAAGTTGCCGAAATGCAGCTTGCAAGTCAGCAACTGTTATCCCGGCAGTCAGCTGTGGCGTTGGTAATTCAGCCGGCATCAGCATGGCTTCCCGCGTAAAATGTTGTTGGCGCGCCTGTTCTTTGACCCGTAGCTCACCCGCAGCTTCTTGATAAACTTTGTATGCCAACAACTCCGCAACTAACGAGTCCCGTGGATCATCATCAGCCTCATCAGTCTCGTCTTCAGCTACCGGTGCCTGTGGCAATAAATAACGACTTTTAATCGTCATGAGTGTCGCCGCCATGACCAAATAATCACCCGCAATATCTAGTTGCAACGCTTGCATCGAATGCAAATAATCTAAATACTGTTTCGTGATGGCCGCAATCGGGATATCATAAATATCCATTTTGTTTTGGCGAATCAAATGGAGCAATAGATCAAGTGGCCCCTCAAATTCTGATATTTTAATAGTGATCGGCTGTTCGTTGTTTATCACGATTTCGCTCCCATGCACCAATGATCGGTGCCATTTCTAAAGTTCCCATGACCCGTTGATCCGGGTACAACGCCGCCAATTCATCCAACATTTGTTGTTGATTTTGGGGATTTCGTTCTTCCGGTGATAGCGAATCATGATGCACCAAGATGAAGTCAGCCCCCACTTCAATGCCAATGATCCCGCAGAAATCACCGTCGGCCTGACGCCATAATAATAATTGATGATTGTTGTCTGCTTGATACCATTGCATCTCCGTTTGCAAATGGGCAATATCTTTAAAATCAGGAATAAAAGATAACAAGCCCATGGCTACTTTTTCATAATCTTTGCGATATTTTACGAGCATCGTGGGCCCTCCTAACTATGCGCGCGGATGATATTTATTGTAAACCTCCGCTAAACGTTTCTTGGTAATATGCGTATAAATCTGGGTTGTGGAAATATCCGCGTGGCCCAGCAATTCTTGAACCACCCGCAGATCAGCCCCATTTTCCAAAATATGCGTGGCAAACGAATGCCGCAGCGTATGTGGAGTCACATCTTTTTCGATTCCAGCCGCTTTGACTAACCCTTTAAGATTTTTCCAAACCCCTTGGCGTGTCAATTGGCCCCCGTGATGATTTAAAAACAGATAATTATTGCGCCGTTTCGCCGAGACGAGTTTGGGCCGCGCCGTTTTCAAATATTGTTCAACAAAGTCAATGGCCACGTCACCAATCGGGATAATCCGCTCCTTGTCGCCTTTACCGATCGTTTGGATCAAACCAAGGTCTAAATGCAGATCATCCAGTTTAACATTGATCGTTTCGCTAACCCGCAACCCGGTCGCATACATGACTTCGAGTAAAGCACGATCACGCAGTCCTAAGGTTGTCTCGGTCTTCGGCACCGCTAATAATCGTTCCACTTCGCGCGCCGACAAAACTTGTGGCAAATGTTGCGCTCGTTTAGGCGTATCAATTTTTAACATTGGGTCACTATCAATGACATGCATTTGGGCTAAATATTGAAAAAACTTACGCAGACTTGAGACCGCGTGAATAATCGTATTACGTGCTTTACCTTGCTCATCTAAGACTTGTAAGTAGTTCAAGACAACATAGCGATCAACGGGTTTGAAGGAAGTCATCTTTTGCGTCGTCAAATAGCGCGCAAATTCGGTGAGGTCCTGTTGATAGCTTTTAAGACTATTCGTGACTAACCCCCGCTCAACACGCAAAAAATGCAGGTAATCAGCAAGCTGGTCCTGCATCGTTTGATTAATCGTCGGCTTCGTCATCATTAACCTCAGTTAATTTGATTTCACCTGGTTGCTGACTGATCAGCCGTTGCTTCAATAAATTACCCACGGCCCGCTTGAACTGTCCTTTACTAATGTTAAAGTAAGTCCGAATATCTTCAGGATCACTTTTATCCCAAAATGGTAAAGTATGATCAGCTTGATGTTGCAGCGCAGCTAATAACATTTGAGCATCATCACCAATTTCTTCGTAGCCCCGTGGTTTCAAAGAAAGGTTTAATTCACCATCACGCAAATGACCAATCACACGCGCTTTCATATGTTGACCCAAGCGTGGCTCTTGATCACGTTCAGAAGGATGCACGAAACCTAAGTGACCATCATCGGTAATAACCGAAGTTCCAGCCATCTTTAGCCGAAAAACCGTTACTTGAGTGTCGGCGTTTTTAACTTGATCACGATCATAAGGCGTTGCCATATCGGTAAAGACCGTTTGATCCGCCAAGGTTCCCCAAAGGCGTTGTTTGTTATCACGATCTAGTTTGACCAATAAGCGGTCATCCTTCTTCGGCCATAGCCGACTCAAAGTTGGTAGCTCATCTAAAGACACGACTAAGTCCTTGTTAGGTAAGCCAACATCTACGAACACGCCTAAATCATGCCGAGTCCGCACGACGGTTCCCCAGACATAATTTTCAAACGAAATTTCGGGGATATGACGGGTCATTTGTGCTTGATGGTTTTCATTTTCATAAACGAATCCTTCGTATAAACCACCAATATGCAATGGCTTCTCAGGTTCTTGTTTGTCGACCCATAAAGTCTGTCCATTGACTTGAACAAAATAGGCGTCATCATTTTCATCGGTCACTTTTGCAGTGACCACGGTTCCCATAATACTAGCTTCCATAGTTAACTCCTTTAAATTATTGCAAACTTAAATGTAAGACTTGAATAATGCAATAAGTAATGCCGGCCGCAATAATTGGCCCGGCAGCGATGCCACGTAATAATACCACACCCATGATGGTTCCAAAAACAAGGGCTACAGTAATTTCTGGTGAGGCATTGAGTAAGCCCACGCCATGAAACGACAAGACTGAGACCAACACACCACAGGCCACTGCAATCCAACCGACCGGCGATTTGAACGCATGCCAGAGATCACGAAATCCAACTTGACCAGTGGCAATCGGAATCAGGATAGCCACGGTAATGACCGTGACACCCCAGTTAATACCCTTTTGACCGATCGTGGTCAATAATTTGCTTGTGTTGGGAATCAATTTAATCACCAAGACCACCACGGTGGCAATCTGTAGCGACTGGTTCTTACCCAGCCATGCAATTAATAAAATTGCTAATAAAAATAGCCAGCTTTCCATACGACACCTCACGTGTTATTAATTGTAACCGAAAACGCCTCAGATAGCGAGGAATGCCCACAAATATGCTCAGCATAAGTCATCGCAATATCGTTATGTATATAAAAAGCCGCCGCTAAGCGACGACTTTTCAAATTCAATTTTAAATGAATTTTATAAGGCGTTTGAAGCACCGCGGTAAACAATCCCACGACGTGAATCAACCGTGATCAATTGACCATCAGCGATAACCGTTGTAGCATCCTTAACACCAACGATGACAGGAATACCCATTGAAATACCAACAACAGCAGCATGTGAAGTTAAACCGCCATTTTCAACAATCAAAGCGCTAGACTTTTCGATTGCTGGCAAGTAGTCTTTGTCAGTGGTCTTAGTAACTAAGACGCCACCTTCAACGGCCTTGTCGATAGCTTCTTGTGCAGAAGTTGCAATAACAGCCTTGCCAATGACAGTTTCGTCACCGACACCTTGGCCATCAGCTAAACGAGAACCAATTAATTGGATCTTCATGATGTTAGTCGTACCGCGTTCGCCAACTGGCACACCGGCAGTGATTAAGATCAAGTCGCCTTCCTTAGCAAAGCCAAGTTCAACGGCCTTTGAAGCAGCCAAATCAAACATGTCATCAGTGGTTTCTGGTTTGTCAGCCACGATTGGTTGAACACCCCAGTTAACCATCAAGCCACGTTGAGTCCGTTCGTCAAAGGTAATTGCTAAGATATCAGCATCTGGACGGTACTTCGAAATCATCTTAGCCGTGTAGCCAGATTCAGTCGCAGCAACAATCGTCTTGATACCAAGGTTCTTAGCAGCACGCGCAATGGCGATACCAATGGTTTCAGTAACACTAGTCTTGTCGAAACGGTTTAATTGTAAATTGCCGTTTTCAGCCAAAGTGTTTTCAGCCTTTTGGTCGATCTTAGCCATCATAGCAACTGATTCAACTGGGTAAAGCCCGTTAGCACTTTCACCAGAAAGCATCGTTGCGTCAGTACCGTCAAAGACAGCGTTGGCAACGTCAGATGCTTCGGCACGAGTAGGACGTGGGTTTTCTTGCATTGAATCAAGCATTTGAGTGGCAGTAATAACTGGCATACCCAAAGCGTTACATTTCTTGATTAAGCTCTTTTGTACCAAAGGCACATTTTCAGCAGGAATTTCAACACCCATGTCACCACGAGCAACCATCAAACCATCACAAACCTTAAGAATTTCATCGACATTGTCGATACCTTCTTGTGATTCGATCTTAGGGAAGATTTGAACATGTTCCATATGCTTTTCTTCAAGTAATTCACGGATGTCTAAGACATCTTGTGGCTTACGAACGAAAGAAGCAGCAATGTAGTTGATTTCGTGATCCAAACCAAAACGAATATCGTCTGAGTCTTTTTCAGTAATCCCAGGTAAGTTGATAGAAACGCCAGGAGCGTTAGTACCTTTACGTGAGCCTAATACACCGGCGTTTTGAACAGTGGTAACCAATTCGCGGTTAGCTTCGTCTTTTTCGTCGATCTTCATGTCTAATAAACCATCATCGAAGAGGACATGACCACCTACATGAACATCGTCAAATAGGCCATCATAGGTAACGGCAATTTTATCCTTGGTTGATTCAAGTGAATCATCCATGGTAATACGTACCTTATCACCGATCTTGTATTCAGACTTACCATCTTTTTGAACAGTTGTCCGAATTTCAGCACCCTTAGTATCAAGCATGATACCAACAGTCTTACCCGTAATCTTTTCAGCTTCATGAACCTTGTTTAAACGATCCAAATGTTCTGCATGATCACCATGCGAGAAGTTAAAGCGGAAAATATTTGCGCCGGCTTCGATCAATTTAACAATAGTGTCAGTATCGGTGCTGGCAGGACCAAGTGTTGAAACAATCTTGGTTTTCTTCATAAGAAAAATCTCTCCCTTGAAAGTTTTTATAAAAAGACATTTACGTCATTTTTATCAAATTAGTAAGAAACGAGTTAGCTGAATGAGATTTCGTCATTCAACTTAGCCAATGAAGCTTCCGTCACATGTTTTGAATCAAATAGATCCAACATGCTGTGGGTCACTAATTGGTTGTTTTGAATCCCAACGGCTAGGCCACCCTTACCGCTAAGTAAGAGTTCCACAGCGTAGGCGCCCATCTTGCTGGCCATGACACGGTCTTTAGCTGATGGACGGCCACCACGTTGCATATGGCCAATCGTGTTGGCACGCGCGTCAAAGTCACCATATTGTGATAACTTCTTAACAAATTCATCCGCACCCATGACGCCTTCTGCCAAAACAACAATATTGCTGCGATGACCGTTAGCCCGGTTGTGTTTGATCTTGTTAGCAACGCTCTCCATATCCCAATCGCGTTCAGGAACGATGATTTCATCGGCACCGGCAGAAACGCCAGCCCACAAAGCAACATCACCAGCGCCACGACCCATAACTTCCACAACGAAAGTCCGGTCATGACTATGAGCTGTATCATGAATCCGATCGAGGGCCTCAACGTCAGTGTTCACTGCCGTATCGAAACCAATCGTGAAATCAGTGAATGGAATATCATTATCAATGGTCCCAGGAAGACCAATTGTGTTGTAGCCATGTTCAGTTAAACGCAAGGCCCCATGATAAGACCCATCGCCACCAATAACGACCAAGGCATCGATCCCGAATTTCTTCAGTTGTTCGATCCCTTTCAATTGACCTTCGACATGTGCGAATTCTGGGTAACGAGCAGAATAAAGTAACGTTCCACCTTCACCGACCACACCGTCTAAATCTACTGATTCTATTTTATGAATGTCACCAGCAACTAATCCGGCAAAGCCGTAATTGATGCCGTATGCTTCTAACCCTTCGGCCATTGCTTTGCGAGCAACCGCACGAACAGCCGCATTCATACCAGGAGCGTCGCCGCCACTGGTTAAAATACCAATGCGTTTCATTTTTTCACCTCAGGCAATAAATTGAGTTCGTAACTCCATAAGTGATTTTAACACTTTTCATAAAAATTGTCTGTTATTTTTTGAAAATAACACCGATTAAAAACGCCGTCACATCAAGGGATTTCGCTTTTCATGACAACATTATCGCGACCTAATAGGTTTGTAAGCGCTCCAACCATTTCCGCATTATCTTGTACCCAATACTGTGAATTTAGTTCAACTGTCTTGTGGGCCACACTGGAATAAATTAAGACTGGATTTGGCCCCTTAAATCCGCGCAAACATTTTAAAACTTCTCGTTGGATCTCTGGTGTCGAAGTCGTAGCGGTCAGCCGCAGAAAAAGTTGTCCGGTTGGTGCTGGAAAGCTTTCTGCGAGTTGCCATTGGTTCACAATGACTTGTAGTCCCCGCTGTACTTCGACTTTACCACTAATCAGGACAATACTATCGGTCTTTAAACTCGCTTGAAGCCGTTGGTAAGTTGTCGGAAAAATCGTGAGATCGATTTCGCCAGATAAATCACTGCCAGTAGCAAAGGCCATCTGCTGACCACGCTTGGTGCGGATTACGCGAATCTTAGTAATGTAGACCAATATTTTAACAGTTTGTTCAGCGGTGAGCGCACTGACCATGGTCGTGTGCTGTTGCTGTGCTAACCATTGGTAAGCTTCCACTGGATGGCCAGAAACATAAGCGCCTAAAACCTCTGATTCCTTGGCTAAACGCTCACTTAACGGCAACTCTGGTTGCTTTTTGATTTTGGGTGCCAATGAGGCAAACAAGCTCACACTGTTGCCGGCCAGTTCCGCACTAGACATCAATTCTGGAACACTGGTCAACAACTCCGCACGATTCAAGCCAAAATGATCCAAGGCCCCCGCATAGATCAAGGCGGTCATCAGATCTGCTTTCAGCCATTTGGCATCCAAGCGTTGCATCAATTGTTGTAAGTTTTTGAAAGGGCCATTCGCTTGACGTTCTGCTAATAAGCTGGCGATAAAATCACGTCGCAAGCCCTTGATGGAACTCAATCCAAACGTAATGGCCTGCCCATTCCAATCAAAGTAAGCGCCACTGACATTAATATCTGGCGGAACGACCTTAACGTGATGTTGTTTGGCTTCAGCCAGATACTGCTTTAATTTAGTGCCATTGCCTAAAATTGAATTCATCAGTGAAGTGAAGAATGCGCCCGGATAATGAACTTTCAAATAAGCGAGCTCAAACGCCATTTTACTATAAGCAACCGCATGTGAACGGTTGAACCCATAGTTCGCAAATTGCTCAATATATTGGTAGACCTGTGTCGCTACTGCCGCAGAAAAATGTTGCTTTTCTGCGCCATCAATAAATTGTTGCCGCATCTTGTCAATGACTTGCTTCTTCTTCTTACTCATCGCCCGCCGCAATAAATCGGCTTCACCAAGACTAAAACCACCCATGACCGCCGCCACTTGCATGACTTGTTCTTGATACACCAAAATACCATAAGTTGGTCCAAGAATCGGTTGTAGCTCTGGTGCCGGATAGGTCACGGGTTCTGTTCCCTGTTTGCGCGCAATAAAATGATCGATATTTTCCATTGGCCCCGGCCGATACAACGCATTGACCGCCGCAACCAGTTCAAAATTATCAGGATGCAGTTTACGCAAAACATTACGAATACCGGCTGATTCGAATTGAAAAACGCCCGTCGTATCGCCGGCCTGAAATAATTTTAACGTTTCAGGGTCATTGAGATCAATTTTGGTAATCGCTAATGGCTGTCCAGTTTGTCGTTGGACATAGTGTAAGGCACTTGCCAATAACGACAAATTTCGCAGGCCCAAAAAGTCCATTTTCAGCAGTCCAACGGCTTCGACAGTATCTTTCGTATACTGTGTCATCATCATGGTTTCGCTACCAGCTTGTAAAGGGACGATTTCAATTAACGGCACTTGGCTTAACACCACTCCGGCAGCATGGGTCGAGTAATGCCGGGGTAATCCCTCGATTCGTTGGGCCGTTTCAAATAGCAATCGGTTCTTGCTTGAATCCGCGACTAAATTTTGTAACCGCCGTGAGTCTTGATAAGCTTGTGCTAGCGTAATATGCAGTTGATTCGGAATCGCCGCACTCCAGTCACTCATTTCAAAGGTCGACAGCCCAAAGACTCGGCCAACGTCTCGTAACGCCTGCTTCGCGGCCAACGTCCCAAAAGTGATAATTTGTGCGACCCGGTCATGGCCGTATTTGTCATGAACATACATTAAAACTTGTTCACGACGATTGTCTGGAATATCTAGATCAATATCCGGCATGTTCGCCCGTTTGGCATTTAAGAATCGTTCAAATAACAATCCATATTGTAAAGGATCAACATCCGTAATCTGTAAAACGTAAGCGACTAAAGAACCAGCAGCTGAGCCTCGGCCCGGCCCCGTGGTGATATCAGCACGATGCGCATAATTCATGACATC from Lactiplantibacillus brownii encodes:
- the dnaE gene encoding DNA polymerase III subunit alpha → MQVIPLQVMSTFSLLQSTSTVTELVQAAKQQGYPALALADVDVMYGIVDFYNACRQAQITPILGITLELAGSQLTEQTFKLVVLAKDWSGYQNLMQLSTLKQTAAAGTPLTVTAILPHLSHLIVITPAKDSELAALLLQDQPDVAASWLKVLQANCDPDSLYLGVSLDQAPAFRTTLVSFAGSQQLPIVALDPVDYVLPTDYFAVSVLRAIESGQQIDQPENLQGIAGSHYLRPATELTTAYAQLQLSAAVEATATIAAACQVTLVFKKPQLPRFPTPEQQPANQYLRQLCEQGLKQRLQALPTTVDATPYHERLDRELQVIDQMGFDDYFLIVWDVMNYAHRADITTGPGRGSAAGSLVAYVLQITDVDPLQYGLLFERFLNAKRANMPDIDLDIPDNRREQVLMYVHDKYGHDRVAQIITFGTLAAKQALRDVGRVFGLSTFEMSDWSAAIPNQLHITLAQAYQDSRRLQNLVADSSKNRLLFETAQRIEGLPRHYSTHAAGVVLSQVPLIEIVPLQAGSETMMMTQYTKDTVEAVGLLKMDFLGLRNLSLLASALHYVQRQTGQPLAITKIDLNDPETLKLFQAGDTTGVFQFESAGIRNVLRKLHPDNFELVAAVNALYRPGPMENIDHFIARKQGTEPVTYPAPELQPILGPTYGILVYQEQVMQVAAVMGGFSLGEADLLRRAMSKKKKQVIDKMRQQFIDGAEKQHFSAAVATQVYQYIEQFANYGFNRSHAVAYSKMAFELAYLKVHYPGAFFTSLMNSILGNGTKLKQYLAEAKQHHVKVVPPDINVSGAYFDWNGQAITFGLSSIKGLRRDFIASLLAERQANGPFKNLQQLMQRLDAKWLKADLMTALIYAGALDHFGLNRAELLTSVPELMSSAELAGNSVSLFASLAPKIKKQPELPLSERLAKESEVLGAYVSGHPVEAYQWLAQQQHTTMVSALTAEQTVKILVYITKIRVIRTKRGQQMAFATGSDLSGEIDLTIFPTTYQRLQASLKTDSIVLISGKVEVQRGLQVIVNQWQLAESFPAPTGQLFLRLTATTSTPEIQREVLKCLRGFKGPNPVLIYSSVAHKTVELNSQYWVQDNAEMVGALTNLLGRDNVVMKSEIP